Below is a window of Paremcibacter congregatus DNA.
CGGCGGCGCGCAAGATCTTGCTGTCTTCCCCAAAGGCGGATGCGTCTTCTTTAAATTGGAACCCTTCCAGGGTACCGATAAAATGGCCCTCTACGTATATACTGCCATCTGTATCAATATTAGCCATTAAACTTCCTTTTAGGCGTAATTCTCTCATAAGAACCGACATCCGTCGATCCACAAAACGATGTGTCAGGCTTTCATGTAGCGCATCTGATAGCCTGTCTTCAATATCTCTTGTCAATTCCTGCCAATATTTTGCATCATCGAACCAGATCGCACGGTGGGAAATATAAGTCCAGGTACGGATATGGGCGATGCGCGACGACAGAGTATCCACATCCCCGTCCGTCCGGTCAAGCGGACTGATCTGACTGTTCAGCCAGTCCGGATCAAGCACCCCGTTATCCGCAGAAGTCTGCCGATAAATCTCTGATAATATTCGGATATGTTCGTCATCCGAAGTGCGGCGAAAGTCCGGAATCTGACAAACTTCCCACAACCGTTTCAGGCTCGCCGGGCCGGCAGCCAGCGCGCGGATATCGGCCATTTCAACCATTTGACGCAAGGCGGCCAAATCAATATTTTCCAGCGTCCGGCTGAGACCTTTCCGCCCTGGCACGGCGTCAAGCGAGCGAATCAGCGCCGAAGCATGACTATAATCCAGCGTCGTATTGCGCCATTGCAGCACGGTCAGTGGTGCGAACTGATGATTTTCCACCGCATAGACCATCGCATCATCAAGTCCCGCACTGTAAGCCCCGCTGTCGGCAAGGCAGCCGAAAGTACCGTTATTCATATGCCGCCCGGCGCGGCCGGCGATCTGGGCTACTTCCGACGGGGTAAGTTCCCGCATGCGCCGCCCGTCAAATTTCGCGGTACCGGCGAAACACACATGGTCAATATCCATATTGAGCCCCATGCCGATGGCGTCCGTCGCCACCCCCAATGGTTCGTTCGTGTCTGGGTCACCGATATTGAGCCCCATGCCGATGGCGTCCGTCGCCACCAGATAATCCACATCGCCGTTCTGGTAAAGCTCGACCTGCTTGTTGCGGGTGCGGGGACTGAGAGAGCCCATCACCACCGCGACGCCGCCCTTCTGCCGCCGGAGCATCTCGGCATAGCCATAAACATTATGGGCCGAGAAGGTCACCAGCGCCGTGCGCCGGTGCAGGCGGCTGAGTTTTTTTGGATCGGTGTAAATCAGTTCGGAAAAGCGCGGCCGTGTACTGAATTCCACATCGGGGACAAAACGCCGGATCAGGGAGGCGATGGTCTCGGACCCGAGAAACATGGTTTCCTGCCGCCCGCGCGCCCGGATCAGCCGGTCGGTAAACACATGCCCCCGGTCGAAATCCGCCGCCAGCTGTATCTCGTCCACCGCCAGAAAATCCACCGTCTTTTCAATCGGCATGCTTTCGACAGTACAGACCCACCAACGCGGGTTCTTCGGGATGATTTTCTCTTCGCCCGTGACCAGCGCCACGGCATTTCGGCCCGCCGGATTTTGCGGCGAATTCACCACCCGGTCATAAATCTCCCGCGCCAGCAGCCTAAGCGGCAGACCGATCATGCCGGTCTGATGGCCGAGCATCCGCTCCACCGCCAGATGGGTCTTGCCCGTGTTGGTCGGCCCCAGCACCGCCCGCACCCGACTGGAGGTCTGGATCGCCTGGTTTGAAATATGTTGCATACCACGTGTCGTCATGACAGGGCATTAGCATATCACAGCCGAAAGGTCATGAAGAAAGCGACCCCGCCCGGGCCGCCTGACAAAAAAAATCTCCCCCGATACGAACAGGTCTTGATTTTTCGGTGTTCGTTTGCTACATAATAATTGAATATTCAATCATATTAAGGAAAGACCCGCTTGATGACCGACCGCAAAAACGCCCCCTCCACAATGCCCCAGGGTGAAGAGTATCAAGCGCTGCCCCTGCCGCATCGCTGGACCCTGACCAACACGGAAATGGCCGAACGCGCCACGGACTTCCTGGACCTGATGAAAAAACGCCACACCATCCGCGACTTTACGGATCGGCCTGTGCCGCGCCAGATTATTGAGGATTGCCTGCTCACCGCCGGGCTCGCCCCCAGCGGCGCCAATCATCAACCCTGGCATTTCGCGGTGATTGAGAACCCTGACGCCAAGAGGCAGATCCGCGCGGCGGCGGAGGAAGAAGAACGCACCTTCTATGCCGGACGCGCCGGGGATGAATGGCTGTCGGCGCTGGAACCCATCGGCACCAACGATCAGAAGCCTTTTCTTGAAATCGCCCCCTATCTGATCGTGATTTTCGCCCAGCGCTACGGCGTCACGCCGTCGGGGGAGAAATTTAAACATTATTATGTGCCGGAATCCGTCGGCATCGCCACCGGCATGCTGATCACGGCATTGCATAACGCGGGGCTCTCGACCCTGACCCACACGCCGAACCCGATGAAGTTTCTCAATAAATTGTGCGGCAGACCAGATGCGGAGAAACCTGAAATGATTTTGGTGGTTGGCCACCCGGCGGAAAACGCCACCGTGCCCAAACATGCCAAATGGAAGAAGTCCCTGGAAGAAATCGCGACGTTTATTTAGCCGCGTCAGTGGTCCGGGCCGGACACAAATTACAATATTTTATATGTTGTGATCCGGCCCCGCCAATATGCGGCATAACCCGTATCATAAATATACCCTACTTCTCCGCAGGTCGGAATGCGCCGACCATCCCTGATCTCATAAGCGGAAAAACGCCCGATCCAGGGACGCGCTGTTGCTCCCTCTACCGCCCCGCCCCGGGCATCTGCCTGAATCTCGCAAATATCACCGGCCTCATTGAAATATAACCGTACAGATACCGGCGTTCCCCGACTGTCAGCACTGACTTCCACTGTGCGTTCGTCAAGCCTGCGCCAGCCCAGCGCTTTATTATGCAATACCGCATCTGGTGCCCATGCCAATTCCGCCAAATAACGCATTAATTCATCCCTGTCCGCCTCCCCCTGAGACAGGTCTGCCACCGGAATTGACCCAAACAGGCGCGCCTTCAGAACCCCGGCCCCGTTCAGGTAAGCGTCCATAATCCGGATTATGGTCATCGGCCCCAGAACCTGTCGCGCATCCCAGACAAATCCAGGCTGAAAAACCGCGATGCTCTGCCGCGCCCTGACCCGACGCCAGGGTTTATCCGGCCCCATGCGCAATTCCGCATCCTGCTCTAAATATATCCCCCGAACAGGAATATCATCCGACGCTCCGGATTTCCGGGCGAATTGACGCACCAGCTCTGGAAGGTGAACCGATATTTCTTCTGATCCTGACATTACCCTGACGTCGCCGTCAACTGCCGCCGTAACATCCTGCAAGGCCTGCGCGATCTCCTGATCAAAACGCATGCAGGCCCGGACATGCAGAAGCACGATCACCCCGGACAAAATCAGAATACTCCCAAGAAAAAAAGCCATCCAATACCCCTCTTGCAGCTCTACACCCGACTGTCCATATCCAGTTTCAGCTTCTGAACGATATCATAGATCAGCGCCAGCTCCTGAATGGTTTGCTGGATATGCTTGGTATCCGCCAGATTGGCGAAGACCGAACCAGCTTCAAAGCTGTTTTTATCCTTCTTGATCGCCAGCAACAAATGGCCGCGATGAAACGCCAGTTGCAGGTTGCCGCGCCCCACCTGCCCCGACAACCGGCACAGCCGTTCCATAAAGGTCGGCGTCAGCAGGTAACGCGCCTCGACCTGATCGGTGGCATAGACCTCGAACAGGCTTTCGAAGGTGGGGTCTTCCAACGCCACCCGTTCGCCCTGCTTGCCCCATTGCCCGAAAAAATTACCAAACGCGCTATAGTCACGGGTGATGATCGTCGTGCCGGCGAAATTCTTGTGAAAATCAAATTCCGCCAACAGGCCGCGAAACACTGTCGACTTGCGCCGTCGGCCCTTGCTGTCGTGACTGATTTTAATCAGTTTGGCTTCGAACAGGTCAAACCCGACCTCATCGACGGCGCCGGTGATCTGGTCTTCGAGCTTGCTTTCATCATAGGAGGGGATCAGCGACAATTCCCGAAGTCGTGTCAAGGACACATTCAGCGGCTTTAATCGATAGGTCATGCCAAGATAATCACACAGATGATGCATGACCACCATCTTGGTTCTGGTTTTCAGGGCCGCCAGGGGGCGATACCCCCAGTAGCCGATAAAGATGCAGCCAATCCCGACAAAAATCACCATCTGCGGTTCCGTTGCCTGGGTCGCCAGAATAAAACCCGTCCCCAGAATGAACAACACCGCCGCAACCCCCGCCACCATAAAGAATCTTTTCACGGCCTTGGGGCGATCGGCCTCAAGCTTTTCCAGAGCCGGTTTCAGAACAGTCTCGAAATGCCGGTCAAAGCCATCAAGCCCGGCCAGGGCGCCCTCAAGACTTCCCGTAGAGATTTCGTCTGCCCTTTTACGATAATCCGACATCCGCCTTCTCCCTCATTTTACAGATAGTCCGCCGCGTCCACCGGTTTTTTCTCGATCTCTTCCATTTCAAAATAGGGCATGGCGGTAATGTTGGCCATATTGGCGATAAGATTGCCCGGGAAGATTTCCACCGCATTATTGAGCGACGTCACCGCAGCATTATAAAAACGCCGCGCGGCAGAGATATGACCTTCGACTTCCTCAAAGGTTTCCTGGGCCCGGATCATATTCTCGTTGGCCTTCAGTTCCGGATAATTTTCCGCCACCGCGAAAAACTGCATCATCGCCGATTGCAGGCCCTGTTCGGCTTCCAGATGGGCGCTGACGTCATCCGGGTTGGTTCGGTCATAACTACGGTGCGCCAGATTGCGCATCTCCGTCACCTTGCTCAGAACCTCACGCTCATGATCCATGAATTTCTTGGCGATCTTTAAGATGTTCGGCAACAGGTCATGGCGCTTTTTTAACTGTACATCAATGGACGACAGCGCCTCCAGCGCCCGGTTTTTCTTGCCCACCAATGACACATACCAAAAATACATCAGCAGCAAAAGGCCGCCCAAAACTGCAAAAACAATCATATCAATTCCCCTTTGGGTCTTTTTCTAAAACAGGACTGTGCCAAATATTCTTTGGCAATACAAACGGATAAGGCCGTCACGAATCCACCCGGAACCCGCAACGGCCTTAAAATACATCCCCCATCCCGGCTTACTTAAAGATATCGCCGAGCTTTTTCTTCACATCGCCAAGGGCATTATCGAGCATATCCTTGGTAATGATCTTGCCGAGACCTTTATTAATGGCGCTAAAGGTTGCTGTCGCCACTTCACCGGCTGTGGCGGCCTTGTCTTCGGTCCCGATATTTTTCAGATGGATATCCGGCAATGTCAACCCGGCCCCTTTCCCCGCCATCAGGTCGGACGCCAGCTTTACCTTGGTTCCGTTGATATAGATATGATCAACAATAAATTTTGCCTGACTTTCCGATTCAGAGGATTTGACCCCCAGGCTTTCGGTATAGGCCTCAATATTTTTCTGAATTTTTGAAATATTGTTGCCCTTGGTGCCGATTTCATAGATCAGGTCGGCGCCCTCGATACGGATTTCCTTGATACGGATGACATCTTTCAGCAGGGACCCCACATCAAGCTCCACGGAAACATCATCAACCTTGAAAGCATGAGGCGCCTTAAAGCCGGACGGGTTACCCACGGTTAAACCCGACAGACCGGCCTTGCCACCACGAATGGCCACATTGACCTTGTCCAGGGTCACCGGCGCCCCCGTCGCCTTTGGGGCATATTCCAGAACCGCGTCCCGGATCAGGGTTTCCGATTGAGATGCGCCGTAAACAACGACACCGATCACGATTACAATGAGGGCCACCAGGCCGATTAGAATTTTCTTCATAAGTTTGATCCCCTTGAGGTTTCACATTTTATTCCCCCGGAGTGTCCCCCATTCCGCGCCTGAATGCAACAGGCAGATCCCACATCACACAGAAAAAACGGCGTTACGGCCGCCGCGCCGCCCTGCCTGTGGGCCGCGTCCATTTTTTCCTGAACCAGCGGATGCGCCCTGAATGATCACCGCCCGATATCCGGATCATTGCTTTTATTTCGCGCGTCCTGTCATTTTTTCCGCCGTGCGTAATCCGCCAAGCCCGAGCAGCGCCAGCACCAGTTCCATCATGTGGTCGGTAACGATCACCGGCGGTTCCACCTGTAATCCCCAGACCACCACCGTCCAGACGAACAGGGGGTGCAACAAAAAAGCCCACAAAAATCCAATGCCGCACACCCAGCCGATAAAGGGCCGCCAGCCGGCAACAAACAACGATCTGTGCCCGGCTTCGATCTTGTTGATTTCCGCCTGCAGCAGATGCGGCTTCTGGCGCAGTTTCGCCATCAGCAAAGCCGCCTGCGCCCGTTCTTCATCACTGGTGAACAGCTGATCGACCACTTTGCCCACCGCTGACACCGCATCCCCCGCCGCACTGCCGAACAGTTTGCCCAAAAATCCCATGTTAAAACTCCCTATAGCTGCGTCCGTCAAAAATCAGGCTCATCTGACGATTATTCCCCTGCCGGTAAGAGCAATGCACCCATCCGCTGTCAGGCACGTCAGGATTGTGAAATTCCAGAATCAACTGGTCAAAGATAAGAGTGTCCCGGATCCAGCCCGCCAGATCCCGGTTGGCAATCCCGGGCAACTCGAAATCCACCGCCTCACCACGAATATGCTGAGAAGCCGGCGACGATTTCACCAATGCATTCAACGCCGGGCAACGATAACCGCTGGACGGCGTGAAAGGCCGTTCGAACCGGGTCCGCACCGGTTCCAGAATATGCGTCGCCAGCCTGGCCAGCCGCGCAACTTCCCGGGGTCCGGGACGATTGTCCATCCCATGCCGTCGGGCCAGAGGACTATGGATCAGCTCCCGCAGGGTGAAATGCGGTGATAAAATCCTATTCATGCCTATTGACTCGGCCATAAGTCGCCCCGTACAGATTAAGCCCCGCCTGCAGATGGGATTTCGCCCAGCCCTTGCGCCGGGCCCATTTGCGGTCCACGGCACTAAACGACAGCTCGTCCAGGATGATGTCAAGGATCGGCCCCACCGGCAGCCGGTCCGCCGTCATCCGGTCCACCCAATCGCTATAGGATTCTTTCAGTTGAATTTCATGATCCCGTTCCCCCGTATCGGCACAGCGGCTGGTCTGCACCACCACGTCGGCCAGGCGGGAAATCCGCACCTGGGTACCTGCGGTAATCATCTGTAACGCCCGCCGCAAACATCGAAAAGCCCATAACTGCCTGTCGTTGAGGATGTTCCTGCGTTCCATGACCAGAAGCGGGTCAGGCGTCAACTTGGCCCGTGTTTCAGGTGTCGGCCCCACTGATCCCGGCTCTGCCGGTCCCTGCCCGGGTCGCACGGGCCTTAACGCCTTATCCCGCCTGTTCTGCAGGCGCCCCAGACGACGGGCCTTGCGGATTTTACGGAACGACTGGCCTGCGCGACCCGGCGGGGGGCAGGAGTGATCACACATGATTTTCATCTCTGTCGTCATCTTGTTTTCCTGTTCAGTGTTGCGGGCGCGTTAATCTGGAAACACTGCGACCCCGGTGGTGCATTCAACGCGACTCAATGGTCCTATTATAGGATAAAATAAGAACATATCAAGAACAAATATGGAAAAACATCGAAATCTATCGCGATAGGGTTGTAAAATCACCGCTTGACCTGCCGGGGATAAAACAGGACAATCGCCACAGTCAAACAACGAACACAACAGATTCAGGAGAGAGCGGAACATGGGCGTGTTATCCTATGCGGGAGGATTGGGGCTTATCACCCTGTTGGTCTATATCATGGTCATCGGTCGCGACCTGATTGTGCCTTTTTTGATTGCTGTGGTGATCTGGTATCTGATCAATATCCTGTCCGACACCTACCATAAAATCCGCATCGGCACCTGGCAACTGCCCAAGGCGGTCAGCTACGGCGCCTCTCTGCTGACCATTGGCGGGGCGCTGAATTTCCTGATCGGCATGATCAATCACAATATTCTTGAGGTCAAGAAAGCCGCGCCGCTGTATCAGGAAAATTTCACCCGCCTGACCGCCAAACTCTATCAGATGATCGGCATTGAACAGGAACCGAGCTTCAACGAGATCATCAGCCAAATCAATCTGACCACATTTGCCACCGATGTGGCCGGCACGCTGGCCTCTCTGGTTGGCAGCGCCAGCCTGATCCTGATTTACGTCTTGTTCCTGATGCTGGAACAGAAATATTTCACGGGCAAGCTCGAACGACTGGTCGAAGGCTCGCCCCTGAAAAATACGGTGTTTGAAATCATCGATCATATTTCCACCGACGTCAAAACCTATCTCGGGGTCAAGACCTTCGTCAGTGCGCTGACCGGCGGGGCCTGTTATCTGGTGCTGATCGCGGTCGGGGTGAACAACGCCAGCTTCTGGGCTTTCGTGATTTTCCTGCTGAATTTCATTCCCACCGTCGGTTCCATGCTGGCGGTATTATTTCCGGCCCTGCTGAGCCTGGTGCAGTTTGACAGTTTCACGCCATTTCTCATCGTCATCACCGCTCTTGTCGCCATCCAGGTCACCATGGGCAATATTCTGGAACCGAAAATGATGGGCAGCTCCCTCAACCTCAGTCCTCTGGTCGTGATGCTGTCTCTGGCGCTCTGGGGCAGCATCTGGGGGATTGCCGGCATGTTCTTGAGCGTCCCCTTCACGGTAATTCTCATGATCATCTTCGCCCAGTTTCCCAAAACCAAACCGATCGCCATTCTGCTGTCCCAGGACGGCAACATCAAACCCCGGGATGCGGTCATGACAGCGGATTAACCCTGATCCGCCTCCCCTCTGTGGGGACCCCAAAAAACAGGCGCCGTGCCCTCTTGAAAAGCGCCACGGCGATAGACATCTTGTAAGGCTGTATTCTTCACAACAGGCCTTTAAATAGTTATGAGCAAACTCCGCGACCTGATCCAGTCCGAAACCTTTAACCGCTTTATCATCGCCGTCATCATCCTCAATGCCATCGTGATCGGTCTGGAAACTTCCGTGACCATGCGGGAAAAAATCGGCGGAGTTTTAAAATTCCTTGATGGCATGGCGCTGACGATCTTTATCGTAGAGGTGATCCTGAAACTCGCGGTTTATCGTCTGTCTTATTTCAAGACCTTTTGGAATTTGTTCGACTTTTCCATTGTCGCGGTGTCCCTGATGCCGTTCGGCGGCAGCGTCACCGTGGTCCGCGCCATCCGCATTTTCCGGGCCTTCCGCCTGATTTCAACCGTGCCAACCATGCGCAATGTCGCCTATGCCCTGATGAACGCCATTCCCGCGATGGGGTCTGTGATGATGATCCTCGGGTTGATTTATTATGTCTTTAGCGTTCTGGCGACCAATATCTTCGGCGAAGCCTACCCCGAATGGTTCGGCACGATCGGCGCATCGCTCTATTCCCTGTTTCAGATCATGACGTTGGAAAGCTGGTCGATGGGGATGGTGCGGCCTATCATGGAAACCCACCCCCAGGCCTGGATGGTGTTTGTCCCCTTCATCATCATCACCACATTTGCCGTGGTCAACAGCTTCGTCGCCATCATCGTCAACAGCATGCAAAAAGTCACGGAAGAGGAAATCCAGGCGGAACGGCAGGAAATTCACATTCTGATCGACGAAGTGCGTAAATTACAAAAAGACATTCAGGACCTGAAAGCCAGAAGCTGATTTTCAGGCTTCAATATCAGTTGCAGGCACTGTTTCCGTTTCTTCGTCCACCGACGGCAGTGCATCCGGTGTGTCCGGTGTGTCCGGTGTATCGCTGCTCTTCAGACCTTCCAGAATTTCCGTAGTGCGCAGGGCAAATTCGCGCAAACTTTCAAGCCGCGCGGAAAGCTCAATAAAATGAATCAGGCTCTCATCGACCAGCACGGAGCTATGCTGCTTACGGAAGAATTCATTAAGCTCTTTACGGCTGCTGCGCACCTCTTCCCGGGCCTCCAGATCAAGTTCACCGAGCTTGGTATCGGTGCCACGGGCTGTATTCAGGGCGCTCACAATTTTAAATAACCGCTTGGCGACCTTACCGGTCAGACCCTGATTTTCTTTCACTTCTGCCAAGATATTCTGCAGCGCCGTTTCCAGCCCCCCGGCCCGGGTTTTGGCGGGTACAGTCGCGTCATCCTCGACGTTTTCCTCCGGCTGCTCGGTGGTCAGAAGTTCACCGGTCACCCGAATGGCATTGATCGACAGGGAAATGGAAACCGCCGGACCATAAGTGGCTTCGGACGCGCCCGCGGGGGTTCCCGCTGCGCCATAAAGGCTTTTTGATGAGGCATAATCCGGACGATATCCGGCATAAGATGCGATGGCTGAGGTTGCCATGAAATTTACTCCTGCTTTCTGCAAAAACGTCCGGCGCATTTTGCACCATGAATGAGCATAGCGTAAATTGGTTAACAAATCATTCTAAATGTTCGATGGGACGGAAACCCGATATTTAAAGAGAACAGCAATTTCACCTCGGCCATTCCGGACAATCATCGCGCGATATCAAAACAGACCCCGGATCGGGTCCGGGGTGACAATGGTGGTGAGAAGGGGACGCCCTGGTAATCCGGCACGCCCCCTAAAATCTTTTAAGCCGTTTCGCCAAACAGTTCACGGCCGATCAGCATGCGACGCA
It encodes the following:
- a CDS encoding helicase-related protein produces the protein MTTRGMQHISNQAIQTSSRVRAVLGPTNTGKTHLAVERMLGHQTGMIGLPLRLLAREIYDRVVNSPQNPAGRNAVALVTGEEKIIPKNPRWWVCTVESMPIEKTVDFLAVDEIQLAADFDRGHVFTDRLIRARGRQETMFLGSETIASLIRRFVPDVEFSTRPRFSELIYTDPKKLSRLHRRTALVTFSAHNVYGYAEMLRRQKGGVAVVMGSLSPRTRNKQVELYQNGDVDYLVATDAIGMGLNIGDPDTNEPLGVATDAIGMGLNMDIDHVCFAGTAKFDGRRMRELTPSEVAQIAGRAGRHMNNGTFGCLADSGAYSAGLDDAMVYAVENHQFAPLTVLQWRNTTLDYSHASALIRSLDAVPGRKGLSRTLENIDLAALRQMVEMADIRALAAGPASLKRLWEVCQIPDFRRTSDDEHIRILSEIYRQTSADNGVLDPDWLNSQISPLDRTDGDVDTLSSRIAHIRTWTYISHRAIWFDDAKYWQELTRDIEDRLSDALHESLTHRFVDRRMSVLMRELRLKGSLMANIDTDGSIYVEGHFIGTLEGFQFKEDASAFGEDSKILRAAADKVLSEEIKNKAEELAQAEDGELSLILGDPLTRSTINWRGVAIARVEKGPTALAPKAIVNPTPVLQGDSQALVQARVDRWLANHVGEILAPLFAMQEAVNGAKDGAGKEIITGMARGIAFQMLEKLGTIPRRMIARDFRDVDREGRFQMKQLGIWLGSASLYIPSLLKPAPAQLRLFLWALFNDMDQLPDVPVAGLCTIPIDPKAPRTFYEMSGYRVVGKNAVRLDMLERLANAAREVSLKGPFPADPDLMSLVGTSGDDFTEIMAYLGYVHKEYAPDEAAKIAEARAAKQAAEDQETAAKQAGEDQETAAKQAAEDQEAAAKQAAEDQEAAAKQAAENQDVAAKETVTEETQPTEKTAEPDQKPTEIPTEIPTETPQETPVEAPQEAPVEAPVEAPAEVPVETPQELPTNPVDTAAATPADAKQEEKAEEKAGPEKIFLFSHQPYQATQNRGPRKSFQGKPKPKTTGAPHRGKPQGKPGAGKPNGKSHGKPGMAGRKPQRKAAPIDPHSPFAALAGLKDQLKTKK
- a CDS encoding nitroreductase family protein, translating into MTDRKNAPSTMPQGEEYQALPLPHRWTLTNTEMAERATDFLDLMKKRHTIRDFTDRPVPRQIIEDCLLTAGLAPSGANHQPWHFAVIENPDAKRQIRAAAEEEERTFYAGRAGDEWLSALEPIGTNDQKPFLEIAPYLIVIFAQRYGVTPSGEKFKHYYVPESVGIATGMLITALHNAGLSTLTHTPNPMKFLNKLCGRPDAEKPEMILVVGHPAENATVPKHAKWKKSLEEIATFI
- a CDS encoding DUF6544 family protein produces the protein MAFFLGSILILSGVIVLLHVRACMRFDQEIAQALQDVTAAVDGDVRVMSGSEEISVHLPELVRQFARKSGASDDIPVRGIYLEQDAELRMGPDKPWRRVRARQSIAVFQPGFVWDARQVLGPMTIIRIMDAYLNGAGVLKARLFGSIPVADLSQGEADRDELMRYLAELAWAPDAVLHNKALGWRRLDERTVEVSADSRGTPVSVRLYFNEAGDICEIQADARGGAVEGATARPWIGRFSAYEIRDGRRIPTCGEVGYIYDTGYAAYWRGRITTYKIL
- a CDS encoding DUF3137 domain-containing protein, with translation MSDYRKRADEISTGSLEGALAGLDGFDRHFETVLKPALEKLEADRPKAVKRFFMVAGVAAVLFILGTGFILATQATEPQMVIFVGIGCIFIGYWGYRPLAALKTRTKMVVMHHLCDYLGMTYRLKPLNVSLTRLRELSLIPSYDESKLEDQITGAVDEVGFDLFEAKLIKISHDSKGRRRKSTVFRGLLAEFDFHKNFAGTTIITRDYSAFGNFFGQWGKQGERVALEDPTFESLFEVYATDQVEARYLLTPTFMERLCRLSGQVGRGNLQLAFHRGHLLLAIKKDKNSFEAGSVFANLADTKHIQQTIQELALIYDIVQKLKLDMDSRV
- a CDS encoding LemA family protein — translated: MIVFAVLGGLLLLMYFWYVSLVGKKNRALEALSSIDVQLKKRHDLLPNILKIAKKFMDHEREVLSKVTEMRNLAHRSYDRTNPDDVSAHLEAEQGLQSAMMQFFAVAENYPELKANENMIRAQETFEEVEGHISAARRFYNAAVTSLNNAVEIFPGNLIANMANITAMPYFEMEEIEKKPVDAADYL
- a CDS encoding AsmA family protein, which gives rise to MKKILIGLVALIVIVIGVVVYGASQSETLIRDAVLEYAPKATGAPVTLDKVNVAIRGGKAGLSGLTVGNPSGFKAPHAFKVDDVSVELDVGSLLKDVIRIKEIRIEGADLIYEIGTKGNNISKIQKNIEAYTESLGVKSSESESQAKFIVDHIYINGTKVKLASDLMAGKGAGLTLPDIHLKNIGTEDKAATAGEVATATFSAINKGLGKIITKDMLDNALGDVKKKLGDIFK
- a CDS encoding 3TM-type holin; its protein translation is MGFLGKLFGSAAGDAVSAVGKVVDQLFTSDEERAQAALLMAKLRQKPHLLQAEINKIEAGHRSLFVAGWRPFIGWVCGIGFLWAFLLHPLFVWTVVVWGLQVEPPVIVTDHMMELVLALLGLGGLRTAEKMTGRAK
- a CDS encoding D-Ala-D-Ala carboxypeptidase family metallohydrolase, with protein sequence MAESIGMNRILSPHFTLRELIHSPLARRHGMDNRPGPREVARLARLATHILEPVRTRFERPFTPSSGYRCPALNALVKSSPASQHIRGEAVDFELPGIANRDLAGWIRDTLIFDQLILEFHNPDVPDSGWVHCSYRQGNNRQMSLIFDGRSYREF
- a CDS encoding AI-2E family transporter; this encodes MGVLSYAGGLGLITLLVYIMVIGRDLIVPFLIAVVIWYLINILSDTYHKIRIGTWQLPKAVSYGASLLTIGGALNFLIGMINHNILEVKKAAPLYQENFTRLTAKLYQMIGIEQEPSFNEIISQINLTTFATDVAGTLASLVGSASLILIYVLFLMLEQKYFTGKLERLVEGSPLKNTVFEIIDHISTDVKTYLGVKTFVSALTGGACYLVLIAVGVNNASFWAFVIFLLNFIPTVGSMLAVLFPALLSLVQFDSFTPFLIVITALVAIQVTMGNILEPKMMGSSLNLSPLVVMLSLALWGSIWGIAGMFLSVPFTVILMIIFAQFPKTKPIAILLSQDGNIKPRDAVMTAD
- a CDS encoding ion transporter produces the protein MSKLRDLIQSETFNRFIIAVIILNAIVIGLETSVTMREKIGGVLKFLDGMALTIFIVEVILKLAVYRLSYFKTFWNLFDFSIVAVSLMPFGGSVTVVRAIRIFRAFRLISTVPTMRNVAYALMNAIPAMGSVMMILGLIYYVFSVLATNIFGEAYPEWFGTIGASLYSLFQIMTLESWSMGMVRPIMETHPQAWMVFVPFIIITTFAVVNSFVAIIVNSMQKVTEEEIQAERQEIHILIDEVRKLQKDIQDLKARS